The Macrobrachium nipponense isolate FS-2020 chromosome 1, ASM1510439v2, whole genome shotgun sequence genome includes a window with the following:
- the LOC135218887 gene encoding uncharacterized protein LOC135218887: protein MRKVIPALKQFLEEIVQKHPPDASAGDASILLQSINFEFLVCLEIATPVFQETAYASNALQQEYFDLAASYKIVDGVLQSLRELRNDEKFQEIFTNVKGRAESMAIDLPSGIPGQGRRRKMPERYKYSATSATEDQQYQSLEEYYRVRVFYVFLDTISQKLQRRFKGGDNTTWGILNAFHCMTVQDNWKEPVNEEAFKSLQNLCQFYELEEVDKLRLELKIFYSSFPCLPQNTAATMLNLMKGNNVQEILPLMLELLTIYAPLPVTTATVERTFSKLKLVKTKDTQPVQ, encoded by the coding sequence ATGAGGAAGGTCATCCCAGCTCTGAAGCAATTTTTAGAAGAGATAGTGCAAAAACATCCTCCTGATGCATCAGCAGGGGATGCCTCAATATTGCTGCAAAGTATTAACTTTGAATTTCTTGTTTGTCTTGAGATTGCCACCCCAGTTTTTCAAGAAACTGCCTATGCCTCTAATGCCCTACAACAGGAATACTTTGATTTGGCTGCCTCCTACAAAATTGTAGATGGAGTGCTACAAAGTTTGAGAGAATTAAGAAATGATGAGAAGTTTCAGGAGATTTTTACAAATGTTAAAGGGAGAGCTGAATCCATGGCCATCGACCTCCCCTCTGGGATTCCTGGACaaggcagaagaagaaaaatgcctGAAAGATACAAGTATAGTGCTACATCTGCTACTGAGGACCAGCAATATCAATCCTTGGAGGAGTACTACCGTGTGAgagtattttatgtgtttttagatACAATTTCACAAAAGCTACAAAGAAGATTTAAAGGTGGAGACAACACAACATGGGGTATCCTAAATGCCTTTCATTGTATGACAGTCCAAGataactggaaagaacctgtgaatgAAGAGGCATTCAAGTCACTGCAAAACTTATGCCAGTTTTATGAGTTAGAAGAAGTAGACAAGCTACGGTTGGAATTAAAGATCTtctattcctcatttccttgCCTGCCACAGAACACTGCAGCTACAATGCTCAACCTGATGAAAGGAAACAATGTCCAGGAGATATTGCCACTTATGCTTGAACTCTTAACAATTTATGCCCCTCTACCCGTCACAACTGCAACAGTGGAAAGGACCTTCTCCAAACTCAAGCTGGTGAAGACAAAAGATACGCAGCCTGTCCAGTGA